In Rariglobus hedericola, the following proteins share a genomic window:
- a CDS encoding beta strand repeat-containing protein, whose translation MSTTLLLSLASVSRAADGTWATTSTGLLWSTAGNWSGSVIADGSGFTANFNNVDIPATPVTTVNLDSTRTIGNLVFGDTNTATAGSWVLSNNGNAANALTLAGTTPTITVDTLGTGATATISAVIAGSSGLTKAGLGTLVLSGANTFSGTTNVNAGTLRLASDTAIGNADIASGAVLNVDSVSVVYSGNTSGAGRITKTNSGSTLTLLGNGLHSGGTTLTDGRLILGTGTNNGLGTGTFTLSRGAVQSLDNSTRTITNALSMGSNELSFGALQGASTGLGDLNFASTTGTTIGGSKIWTVTNSTTATFANNWSGNTGWSITKAGTGTLVFSGNMNTSGALTVNAGAMTLNGLTNSYTGVTTVSGGILLINGAKTGTGAVTITSGTFGGNGTIAGAATAASGSFLSPGASSGVAGTLTFTSTLDISGLASGTGGLLFNLGSVGSSDKIALSSGALTIGTGALDWNDFSFTTLSGYGVGTYTLFSTTTSIVGTMGSNLTGTVGGLNGTLSISGNDIVLTVSAIPEPSTYALIGGVLSLGLAATLRRKRL comes from the coding sequence TTGTCGACCACCCTGCTGCTTTCCCTCGCATCCGTTTCCCGCGCTGCCGACGGCACGTGGGCCACGACGAGCACCGGCTTGCTTTGGAGCACTGCGGGCAACTGGTCCGGCTCGGTGATCGCCGATGGCAGCGGGTTTACCGCCAACTTCAACAACGTGGATATCCCTGCGACGCCCGTGACGACCGTGAATTTGGATTCCACGCGCACGATCGGCAATCTGGTCTTTGGCGATACCAACACGGCCACGGCGGGAAGCTGGGTTTTGTCGAATAACGGCAATGCTGCGAACGCGCTGACCCTCGCCGGCACAACGCCTACGATTACGGTTGATACGCTTGGCACGGGAGCCACCGCCACCATTAGCGCGGTGATTGCCGGAAGCAGTGGTCTGACCAAGGCTGGTCTCGGCACCTTGGTCCTGTCCGGTGCCAACACCTTCTCGGGGACGACCAACGTGAACGCGGGCACCTTGCGTCTGGCCAGTGACACGGCGATCGGAAATGCCGACATCGCGAGCGGAGCGGTTTTAAACGTAGACTCGGTGTCCGTGGTTTATTCGGGCAACACTTCGGGCGCGGGCAGAATCACCAAGACCAACAGCGGCAGCACTCTCACCTTATTGGGTAATGGCCTTCACTCGGGCGGAACGACCTTGACCGATGGACGACTTATTTTGGGGACGGGAACCAACAACGGTCTTGGCACGGGCACGTTTACGCTGAGCCGAGGTGCGGTGCAGTCTTTGGACAACAGCACCCGCACCATTACCAATGCTCTGTCGATGGGCAGCAATGAGCTGTCTTTTGGCGCGCTTCAGGGTGCCTCCACCGGCTTGGGCGACCTGAATTTCGCGTCCACGACCGGCACCACTATCGGAGGCTCCAAGATTTGGACGGTTACCAACTCGACGACCGCGACCTTTGCCAACAATTGGAGCGGCAATACCGGCTGGAGCATCACCAAGGCGGGCACTGGCACGCTGGTGTTCAGCGGCAACATGAACACGTCCGGCGCGCTTACCGTGAACGCTGGCGCAATGACGCTCAATGGTCTGACTAACAGTTACACCGGTGTGACCACTGTCAGCGGCGGCATTTTATTGATCAACGGTGCCAAGACGGGAACGGGCGCGGTCACGATCACCTCCGGCACGTTTGGCGGCAACGGCACGATTGCCGGCGCGGCCACCGCTGCTTCGGGTTCTTTCTTGTCCCCGGGCGCGAGCAGCGGTGTCGCCGGCACTCTTACGTTTACCAGCACGCTCGACATCTCCGGACTCGCCTCGGGCACCGGCGGTTTGCTCTTCAACCTCGGCTCCGTCGGAAGCAGCGACAAGATCGCGTTGTCGAGCGGCGCGCTCACCATCGGCACCGGCGCGCTGGATTGGAATGACTTCAGCTTTACTACGCTTTCGGGCTACGGCGTCGGCACCTACACGCTGTTTTCGACGACCACTTCGATTGTCGGCACGATGGGTTCAAATCTTACCGGCACGGTTGGCGGGCTGAACGGCACGCTTTCGATTTCGGGCAACGACATCGTGCTCACCGTTTCCGCCATTCCCGAGCCGTCGACCTACGCGCTGATCGGCGGCGTGTTGTCTCTGGGCCTGGCGGCAACCCTGCGTCGCAAGCGTCTTTAA
- a CDS encoding phosphatidylserine decarboxylase yields the protein MCAEPIRFYNRYTQSVETEQVYGEKWLRWTYETAPGGFSVWALIKRAVFSHWYGWRMDRPISAQKVLPFIADYDLDVDAFAKSPLEFKTFNEFFYRALKKDARPIAAGEDVAVFAADGRHLAFPDVDKADGFYVKGAKFSLAELFGDEALAREFAGGAMVISRLCPVDYHRFHFPVAGVPAAPKLINGYLYSVSPIALRRNVGYLVQNKRALTLVNDTRFGRVAVFEVGATCVGTIKNFFEAGKPVAKGEEKGLFTFGGSCVITVFQKGSIRFDDDVVAQSAQHVETYARMGDRLGVAL from the coding sequence ATGTGCGCCGAGCCGATTCGTTTTTATAACCGTTACACGCAGTCCGTCGAAACCGAGCAGGTCTATGGCGAGAAGTGGTTGCGCTGGACCTACGAGACCGCACCCGGTGGCTTTTCAGTGTGGGCGCTGATCAAGCGCGCGGTGTTCTCGCACTGGTATGGCTGGCGCATGGATCGCCCGATCAGTGCGCAAAAGGTGCTGCCTTTCATCGCCGACTATGACCTCGATGTGGACGCATTCGCGAAGTCGCCGCTGGAGTTCAAAACCTTCAACGAGTTTTTCTACCGTGCGCTAAAAAAAGACGCGCGGCCCATCGCGGCCGGCGAGGATGTCGCGGTGTTCGCCGCAGATGGTCGCCATCTCGCGTTTCCCGACGTGGACAAGGCGGATGGTTTTTATGTGAAGGGTGCGAAGTTCTCGCTGGCCGAGTTGTTTGGCGACGAGGCGCTGGCGCGCGAGTTTGCCGGCGGCGCGATGGTGATCTCGCGGTTGTGTCCGGTTGACTACCACCGCTTCCACTTTCCAGTGGCGGGCGTGCCGGCGGCGCCGAAACTGATCAACGGCTACCTTTACTCGGTGAGCCCGATCGCGCTGCGCCGCAACGTCGGCTACCTCGTGCAAAACAAACGCGCGCTCACGCTCGTTAATGACACGCGCTTCGGTCGTGTGGCAGTGTTCGAAGTCGGTGCGACCTGCGTCGGCACGATCAAGAATTTCTTCGAGGCGGGTAAACCGGTGGCGAAGGGCGAGGAGAAGGGATTGTTCACGTTTGGCGGCTCGTGCGTGATCACGGTTTTCCAGAAAGGCAGCATCCGGTTCGACGACGACGTGGTGGCGCAGAGCGCGCAACATGTGGAGACGTATGCCCGCATGGGCGACCGGCTCGGTGTGGCGTTGTAA
- a CDS encoding tetratricopeptide repeat protein yields the protein MRLPLRRISSSLGPARFACGLGVAVVTAAGVQAQIQVPLPQVLSEADTQIKARKPADAAPLLDMVLARAEKGEALPSGVSLSNVQLLAANTNFQLQNFARAEEIATAMLKTTTTGQAAADGRLVLGLSLALQKKFAEAVPVFQALEESPVYRDKALMYRSMAAQQANQPEVAIDALNRLLASAPRDADWADSALTLIALQLQQKNPDAARRGLELLRGSMSTVDNLAGLNVLSLQLGDTLLGSNDLAGALTAYRTVLPRSELLRMQKQRTARMESQLARQKSMFRGSVTDADSVRRIEARIKATKEALDEISKRADYDATLFYRLGHTFLLRGGAWESAIVLERLLKEYPQAEERELAYSDLVRAYADSGRVDRMRTALDDFMRAIPESKLLPQALYVAAQTAFDRGRADLQLEFLEVGVNKFPDAELTEFMVLMQANAHFAGGKFDEARADAEKYVAKYPQGRFAEDATYLRAMATLVLGRAGDAIKEINEYIAKYPEGRFVADGRYRIAAAQYAMQDYAAAEKQLDAWLADFPVDHAQRGEALSTQGDVYAGEGRIDDAIASYRAAMSASLSDDQLGYVLDELTKHYQSKRDYNTAAVMWEDFARERPDHPFVINAAYWIGRLRGREGKPDVAITQMGEIARRYLTDPNRDAVERLLTQMAALLARNPRPGPDGVRPPAPSNEEIAARVEKELVTDATKHQDTVKARVLFTEAEVASLRKNPALRDELLSRIGDEIAPEALPPGLLGRVGDLLRQQGKLDRARACYDQLVLRYPRSMYADFGYVGLGELAYLAGDYDNALIHFTNAIDRAGARFKLLEATLGRAKTLLAAGKLDESKELFEQIASNRAWRGEATAQSIYSLGEILLKRGASNDLAQAQAHFQRVFISYKKFTPWVARAYLRSGETFEKQGQPKEALATYREMIRNRDRFESYPELGKALERAKVLELQVPDSPAAAATTTGGAS from the coding sequence ATGCGTTTACCCCTGCGCCGAATTTCGTCCTCACTTGGTCCTGCTCGCTTTGCCTGCGGTCTGGGTGTTGCCGTGGTCACCGCAGCCGGCGTGCAGGCACAGATTCAAGTGCCGCTTCCGCAGGTTTTGAGTGAGGCGGATACGCAGATCAAGGCCCGTAAACCCGCCGATGCCGCGCCGTTGCTCGACATGGTTCTGGCCCGTGCGGAAAAGGGCGAGGCGCTTCCTTCCGGCGTGTCGTTGTCCAACGTGCAGTTGCTGGCGGCCAATACCAATTTTCAGCTTCAGAATTTTGCCCGCGCGGAGGAGATCGCCACTGCGATGCTCAAGACTACCACGACCGGCCAGGCCGCGGCGGATGGTCGTTTGGTGCTGGGTCTCTCGCTCGCACTGCAGAAGAAATTTGCCGAAGCCGTGCCCGTTTTTCAGGCGTTGGAGGAATCTCCGGTCTATCGCGACAAGGCGCTCATGTATCGTTCGATGGCTGCGCAACAGGCCAACCAGCCCGAGGTCGCCATCGACGCCCTCAACCGCCTGCTCGCATCGGCGCCGCGTGATGCGGACTGGGCCGATTCCGCTCTCACTCTGATTGCCCTGCAACTCCAGCAGAAGAACCCCGATGCGGCGCGTCGCGGTCTGGAACTCCTGCGCGGCAGCATGAGCACGGTGGACAACCTCGCAGGCCTCAACGTCCTCAGTCTCCAGTTGGGCGATACATTGCTGGGTTCCAATGATCTCGCGGGTGCTTTGACCGCTTATCGCACGGTGCTGCCACGCTCCGAGCTCCTGCGCATGCAGAAGCAGCGCACTGCCCGCATGGAGAGCCAGCTGGCCCGTCAGAAATCGATGTTTCGCGGTTCGGTGACGGATGCCGACAGCGTTCGCCGCATCGAGGCGCGCATCAAGGCAACCAAGGAAGCGCTCGATGAGATTTCGAAGCGCGCGGATTATGACGCGACCCTGTTTTATCGCCTCGGCCACACGTTCCTGCTCCGTGGTGGCGCGTGGGAGTCGGCAATCGTTCTGGAGCGCTTGCTGAAGGAATACCCGCAAGCCGAGGAACGTGAACTCGCTTACTCGGATCTCGTGCGCGCCTATGCCGATTCCGGCCGGGTGGATCGCATGCGCACCGCGCTGGATGATTTCATGCGGGCGATTCCCGAGAGCAAACTGCTGCCGCAGGCCCTCTACGTTGCCGCGCAGACGGCGTTTGATCGCGGTCGCGCGGACCTCCAGCTGGAGTTTCTTGAAGTGGGCGTGAACAAGTTTCCCGACGCCGAACTCACCGAGTTCATGGTGCTCATGCAGGCCAACGCGCATTTCGCCGGTGGCAAGTTTGATGAGGCCCGCGCCGATGCCGAGAAATACGTCGCGAAGTATCCGCAGGGACGTTTCGCCGAGGATGCGACTTATCTACGCGCGATGGCCACGCTGGTGCTCGGTCGCGCCGGCGATGCCATCAAGGAGATCAACGAATACATCGCGAAATACCCCGAGGGGCGTTTTGTCGCCGATGGTCGTTACCGTATCGCTGCCGCGCAGTATGCGATGCAGGATTACGCGGCTGCCGAGAAGCAGTTGGACGCCTGGCTGGCGGATTTCCCCGTCGATCACGCCCAGCGCGGCGAAGCCCTTTCCACGCAGGGTGATGTTTATGCCGGCGAAGGCCGCATTGATGACGCCATTGCCAGCTATCGCGCGGCCATGTCGGCGTCGCTCTCCGACGACCAGCTGGGCTACGTCCTCGATGAGCTGACCAAGCACTACCAATCCAAGCGCGATTACAACACCGCCGCGGTGATGTGGGAAGACTTCGCCCGCGAACGCCCTGATCATCCGTTTGTGATCAATGCCGCCTACTGGATCGGCCGCCTGCGCGGTCGTGAAGGCAAGCCGGATGTCGCCATCACCCAGATGGGTGAGATTGCCCGCCGTTACCTCACCGATCCCAATCGTGACGCGGTTGAGCGCTTGCTGACTCAGATGGCCGCCCTGCTGGCCCGCAATCCCCGTCCGGGTCCCGATGGCGTGCGTCCGCCTGCGCCTTCCAACGAAGAGATCGCGGCGCGTGTTGAAAAGGAATTGGTCACCGATGCGACCAAGCACCAGGACACGGTCAAAGCCCGTGTGCTGTTCACCGAAGCCGAGGTTGCCTCGCTCCGTAAGAACCCTGCGCTGCGCGATGAACTCCTGTCGCGCATTGGCGACGAAATCGCTCCCGAGGCCCTGCCTCCCGGTTTGCTCGGCCGCGTCGGCGACCTGCTGCGCCAGCAGGGCAAGCTGGATCGCGCCCGCGCTTGTTATGACCAGCTCGTGTTGCGTTATCCGCGCTCGATGTATGCGGATTTTGGTTACGTCGGCTTGGGCGAACTGGCCTATCTGGCCGGCGATTACGACAACGCGCTCATCCATTTCACCAACGCGATTGATCGTGCCGGCGCCCGCTTCAAACTCCTCGAAGCCACGCTCGGCCGCGCGAAGACCCTGCTGGCCGCCGGCAAGCTTGATGAGTCCAAGGAGCTCTTCGAGCAGATCGCCAGCAACCGTGCCTGGCGCGGCGAAGCCACGGCGCAGAGCATTTATTCACTGGGCGAAATCCTGTTGAAGCGCGGTGCTTCCAACGATCTCGCGCAGGCCCAGGCGCATTTCCAGCGCGTGTTTATTTCCTACAAGAAGTTCACGCCTTGGGTGGCCCGCGCCTACCTGCGCAGCGGCGAGACCTTTGAAAAGCAGGGCCAGCCGAAGGAAGCCTTGGCCACTTATCGTGAAATGATCCGCAATCGCGACCGGTTCGAATCGTATCCTGAGCTGGGCAAGGCGTTGGAACGCGCGAAAGTCCTCGAACTCCAAGTGCCCGATTCACCCGCCGCAGCGGCGACCACCACGGGAGGTGCCTCATGA
- a CDS encoding tetratricopeptide repeat protein, which translates to MKKLICALLALAAVSPLCAQRFILKDGKALNQADVVLKDGKLVRAVAAGAEVSYPLSQVARLDWPEPEEVEQARQLVAAGKGVEAEEKITPIYRQFAPYSKLPGSWWGEAALIRARALLAQQKNDETERAARELMSTSTDSETVAAAQLIMARIQMLLNKADIADAMLDEIMRKDASSEIEARAAILRGDIAYARKEFSKALEFYLQVPVFYGTEDAVMPVALLGSARAYRGYGDSARAERAYLDIIVTYPDTAEAAVAKTESARL; encoded by the coding sequence ATGAAAAAGCTTATCTGTGCATTGTTGGCCCTCGCCGCGGTTTCACCGCTGTGCGCCCAGCGCTTCATCCTCAAGGATGGCAAGGCGCTCAACCAGGCCGACGTTGTCCTGAAAGACGGCAAGCTGGTGCGTGCGGTCGCCGCAGGTGCGGAGGTGTCCTACCCGTTGTCCCAAGTGGCCCGTCTCGACTGGCCTGAGCCCGAAGAGGTCGAGCAGGCGCGCCAGCTCGTCGCGGCCGGCAAGGGCGTCGAGGCCGAGGAAAAGATCACCCCGATCTACCGCCAGTTCGCGCCTTATTCCAAATTGCCCGGTTCGTGGTGGGGTGAGGCTGCGTTGATTCGTGCCCGCGCTTTGCTTGCCCAGCAGAAGAACGACGAAACCGAGCGCGCCGCCCGTGAGCTGATGTCTACATCGACGGATTCGGAAACCGTCGCCGCCGCCCAGCTGATCATGGCGCGCATCCAGATGCTCCTGAACAAGGCGGATATCGCCGACGCGATGCTCGACGAAATCATGCGTAAAGACGCCTCCTCCGAGATCGAGGCGCGCGCCGCGATCCTTCGCGGTGACATTGCCTACGCCCGCAAGGAGTTCTCCAAGGCGCTCGAATTTTATCTCCAGGTTCCCGTTTTTTATGGAACCGAAGATGCCGTGATGCCGGTCGCACTTTTGGGCAGCGCCCGCGCCTATCGTGGCTACGGTGACTCCGCGCGTGCCGAGCGCGCGTATCTCGACATCATCGTAACCTATCCCGACACTGCCGAGGCGGCGGTTGCCAAGACCGAGTCCGCCCGCCTCTGA
- a CDS encoding MotA/TolQ/ExbB proton channel family protein, producing the protein MKSSLRRLTGFAALLTASPLALLAQSAAAAAPTVVKKSLLQELSAPAIIPLWICSALIVYLVIDLYMKTAHKQFVSPVAVEAFRSFFRAGDYHGAYNWARANPGILANVIYAGLKHAPSGKQAAEDAMGSAIIGENSRFQSKIAYLSVIGVIAPMIGLTGTVVGMIQAFAAMGQAGAADPSKLSGAIGHVLHATASGLAVAIPAFVFYYLIRNRVGHSIHALSDTANDLFRKFPYSHLAEVEFEGGESFAATPNWVAGGPTYVQPGHAQEA; encoded by the coding sequence ATGAAATCCTCCCTCCGCCGTCTCACTGGTTTCGCCGCCCTGCTCACCGCCAGCCCGCTTGCCCTGCTTGCCCAGAGCGCAGCCGCCGCCGCCCCCACTGTCGTTAAAAAATCGCTCCTCCAGGAGCTCAGCGCCCCGGCGATCATCCCCCTGTGGATCTGTTCGGCGCTGATCGTCTATCTCGTGATCGATCTCTACATGAAGACCGCTCACAAGCAGTTCGTCTCGCCCGTCGCGGTCGAGGCATTCCGTTCGTTCTTTCGCGCCGGTGATTATCATGGCGCCTACAACTGGGCCCGCGCCAATCCCGGCATTCTCGCCAACGTCATCTATGCCGGCCTGAAGCATGCCCCCAGCGGCAAACAGGCTGCTGAAGATGCGATGGGCTCAGCCATCATCGGTGAAAACTCCCGCTTCCAGAGCAAGATCGCCTACCTCTCCGTCATCGGCGTTATCGCGCCCATGATCGGCCTCACCGGCACGGTCGTCGGCATGATTCAGGCGTTCGCGGCGATGGGCCAGGCCGGTGCGGCCGATCCCTCGAAGCTCTCGGGCGCCATCGGCCACGTGCTCCACGCGACCGCCTCGGGTCTGGCCGTCGCCATTCCGGCGTTCGTGTTCTACTACCTCATCCGTAATCGCGTGGGCCACTCGATCCACGCGCTGTCCGACACCGCCAACGACCTTTTCCGCAAATTCCCTTACAGCCATCTGGCCGAAGTGGAGTTCGAAGGCGGCGAGAGCTTCGCTGCCACGCCCAACTGGGTGGCCGGTGGTCCGACCTACGTTCAGCCCGGTCACGCCCAAGAGGCCTGA
- a CDS encoding ExbD/TolR family protein codes for MAGGGGGAEGDPEFQIAPMIDVLLVLLIFFMSIATTAVSRYDPSIELPVAPDANKKEDSEGELVFNVAWKAQTQSAVTTFEEHAVNLDDVVSTLIARKKADPKVRVLVRSDGLTPVRYVSAVVEAAAKAGISDVTFATLSR; via the coding sequence ATGGCAGGTGGTGGTGGCGGAGCGGAGGGCGATCCCGAATTCCAAATAGCCCCGATGATCGACGTGTTACTCGTGCTGCTCATTTTCTTTATGAGCATCGCGACGACTGCGGTCTCGCGTTATGACCCAAGCATCGAGCTCCCCGTGGCGCCCGATGCCAACAAGAAGGAAGACTCTGAAGGCGAACTTGTCTTCAATGTCGCCTGGAAGGCTCAAACGCAGAGTGCCGTCACGACCTTCGAAGAACACGCCGTCAATCTGGACGATGTGGTCTCGACGCTCATCGCCCGCAAAAAGGCCGACCCGAAGGTTCGCGTGCTTGTGCGTAGCGACGGCCTCACACCCGTTCGTTATGTTTCCGCCGTGGTGGAAGCCGCCGCCAAGGCCGGCATCTCCGACGTGACCTTCGCCACCCTCAGCCGCTGA
- a CDS encoding ExbD/TolR family protein: MKMPIQQANPDVGFQIAPMIDVVFVILVFFMALAAQIKIEQILQTKLPGISVSSATTEFVDEQILSVSEDGEVSLNDESYDSPQSRELPQLTGTLMRLKSSSDAAKSKLVVTLISNPESPYYRTIDVLNALAVAGITNVTFTSDSEE, encoded by the coding sequence ATGAAAATGCCCATCCAGCAGGCCAACCCCGACGTGGGCTTCCAGATCGCGCCCATGATCGACGTGGTGTTCGTGATCCTCGTGTTCTTCATGGCCCTGGCCGCGCAGATCAAGATCGAGCAGATTCTCCAGACCAAGCTCCCTGGCATCTCGGTTTCTTCGGCGACCACGGAGTTTGTCGACGAGCAGATTCTCAGCGTCAGTGAAGACGGCGAAGTTTCGCTCAACGACGAATCCTACGACTCCCCGCAGAGCCGCGAATTGCCCCAGCTCACCGGCACGCTGATGCGCCTCAAGAGCTCGAGCGACGCCGCGAAGAGCAAGCTCGTGGTAACGCTGATCAGCAATCCCGAGTCTCCCTATTACCGCACGATCGACGTGCTCAACGCACTGGCCGTCGCCGGTATCACCAACGTGACTTTCACCTCCGACTCGGAGGAATAA
- a CDS encoding VOC family protein — protein sequence MAVKKLLHTRYRVNEIERTVKFYQDALGLTVSRRHTSPRGAQLVFLATPNSDEEIELCQMPAGAEPVKVQADLTHLAFEVEDLKAFAAELKAKGFELSDGPTTTGSGSLIAFIDAPEGYEIELIQRSSKG from the coding sequence ATGGCTGTTAAAAAACTCCTTCACACCCGCTACCGGGTAAACGAGATCGAGCGCACGGTTAAGTTTTATCAGGACGCGCTCGGGCTCACGGTCTCCCGCCGCCACACCTCCCCGCGCGGTGCGCAGCTCGTATTTCTAGCCACGCCGAACAGCGACGAGGAAATCGAACTTTGTCAGATGCCCGCGGGCGCCGAGCCGGTCAAGGTGCAGGCCGATCTCACTCACCTCGCGTTCGAGGTCGAGGACCTGAAGGCCTTTGCCGCTGAACTGAAGGCCAAGGGATTCGAACTCAGCGACGGTCCCACGACGACGGGTAGCGGTTCGTTGATCGCCTTCATTGATGCGCCTGAAGGCTACGAAATCGAATTGATCCAGCGTTCGTCGAAAGGCTGA
- a CDS encoding DUF6498-containing protein: protein MGNTANVCENRWLTAWPDALAFVAGLAIARFAGWNTGDLIWSLWLSSLVVGYTMIVWTIFSRAWGRAGEMLGGLFLLAFFTVHFGMFHFVHSMFLEQFFPLDGVRGEGGPDYLEVVARYAIWLPVAFFAERAAFRRPPPRVDNVSVNAGDIEARKARDGGALMMKPYVNVIRLHLLIFFFAFAHAMKWESFAIYAVVYAVYFFPWRLVLKS, encoded by the coding sequence GTGGGCAATACGGCAAACGTCTGCGAGAATCGGTGGCTGACGGCGTGGCCCGATGCGCTGGCATTTGTCGCCGGCCTTGCGATCGCGAGGTTCGCGGGCTGGAACACGGGCGATTTGATTTGGAGCCTGTGGCTGTCGAGTTTGGTGGTGGGCTATACCATGATCGTTTGGACGATCTTCAGCCGTGCGTGGGGACGTGCCGGCGAGATGCTGGGCGGCTTGTTCCTGTTGGCCTTCTTCACGGTGCATTTCGGGATGTTTCATTTCGTGCACTCGATGTTTCTCGAACAGTTCTTCCCTTTGGATGGGGTTCGCGGCGAGGGCGGTCCGGATTACCTCGAAGTGGTGGCGCGGTATGCGATCTGGCTGCCGGTGGCATTTTTTGCAGAGCGAGCAGCGTTTCGCCGGCCACCACCACGCGTTGATAATGTTTCGGTCAATGCGGGTGACATCGAAGCCCGCAAAGCGCGGGATGGCGGGGCGTTGATGATGAAACCCTACGTCAACGTGATCCGGTTGCACCTGTTGATTTTCTTCTTCGCCTTCGCCCACGCCATGAAATGGGAGAGCTTCGCGATCTACGCCGTGGTTTACGCCGTATATTTTTTCCCGTGGCGACTGGTGCTAAAGTCGTAA
- a CDS encoding DNA-3-methyladenine glycosylase family protein: MPALTPGTLAELVDGGQAFRWQREPDDTWLGIWAEHVVRLRMNSNGGLEWSAPEALAARVRTALPLYLFGHDTATAVDALPWRSDTHLARCLNAFSGLTILRQPFGETLLGFLCSATKQIVQIKQMIALLAQRHGAPLAGTNSLHRLPTWPELATASEIELRACLLGFRARYIHQTAQFIAANPGWLEATEAAPYAEAKARLMTLPGVGAKVADCVLLFGAGKLEAFPVDTWIIKAMARRYALDEWTPEQVAHFGRMHFGTFAGLAQQYLFAYERAYGKTVSP; encoded by the coding sequence GTGCCCGCGCTTACGCCGGGCACCCTCGCCGAATTGGTCGACGGAGGTCAGGCCTTCCGGTGGCAACGCGAGCCCGACGACACGTGGCTCGGTATCTGGGCCGAGCATGTCGTCCGCCTTCGTATGAATTCCAACGGCGGACTGGAGTGGTCTGCACCCGAGGCATTGGCCGCGCGCGTTCGCACAGCGCTGCCGTTGTATTTGTTTGGCCATGACACCGCCACCGCGGTCGATGCGCTGCCCTGGCGAAGCGATACCCATCTCGCACGCTGCCTCAACGCGTTTTCTGGCCTGACAATTCTACGTCAGCCTTTTGGCGAAACCCTCCTCGGTTTTCTTTGCAGCGCGACGAAGCAAATCGTGCAGATCAAACAAATGATCGCCTTGCTCGCCCAACGCCACGGCGCCCCGCTGGCCGGGACCAACAGCCTGCATCGATTACCAACATGGCCCGAGCTCGCGACAGCATCCGAGATCGAACTGCGGGCCTGCCTGCTGGGATTTCGCGCCCGCTACATTCACCAAACCGCCCAGTTCATTGCCGCCAATCCCGGCTGGCTGGAAGCCACCGAAGCCGCGCCTTACGCCGAGGCCAAGGCGCGCCTGATGACGTTGCCCGGTGTCGGAGCCAAGGTCGCGGACTGCGTGCTCCTTTTCGGCGCGGGCAAACTCGAGGCGTTTCCCGTGGATACATGGATCATCAAAGCCATGGCCCGTCGCTATGCGCTTGATGAGTGGACGCCGGAACAAGTGGCGCACTTTGGCCGCATGCACTTCGGAACCTTCGCTGGCCTGGCCCAACAATACCTCTTCGCCTACGAACGCGCCTACGGAAAAACCGTCAGCCCCTAG